The Strigops habroptila isolate Jane chromosome 13, bStrHab1.2.pri, whole genome shotgun sequence genome contains a region encoding:
- the LOC115615152 gene encoding olfactory receptor 14C36-like — protein MSYDRYVAICKPLHYGTLLGSRACVHMAAAAWGTGFLPALLHTANTFSLPLCRGNAVEQFFCEIPKLPKLSCSHSYLREVGLLVVSALIAIGCFVFIVGSYVQISRAMLSIPSEQGRHKAFSTCLPHLAVVSLFITTVIFAYLKPPSISSPSLDLVVSVLYSVVPPAVNPLIYSLRNQQLKDAVKKLMTGCVSAVIHCLLSSAKGSQCRS, from the coding sequence ATGTCCTATGACCGCTAtgtggccatctgcaagcccctgcactacgggaccctcctgggcagcagagcttgtgtccacatggcagcagctgcctggggcactgggtttctccctgctctgctgcacacagccaatacattttcactaccCCTCTGCcgaggcaatgctgtggagcagttcttctgtgaaattccCAAGCTCCccaagctctcctgctcacattcCTACCTCAGGGAAGTTGGGCTTCTTGTGGTTAGTGCCCTGATTGCTattgggtgttttgttttcattgtggggtCCTATGTGCAGATCTCCAGAGCCATGCTGAGTatcccctctgagcagggacgccacaaagccttttccacgtGCCTCCCTCACCTGGCCGTGGTCTCCCTGTTTATCACCACTGTCATATTTGCCTACCTGAAGCCcccctccatctcctctccatccctggatCTGGTGGTGTCAGTGCTGTACTCGgtggtgcctccagcagtgaatcccctcatctacagcctgaggaaccagCAGCTCAAGGATGCTGTGAAGAAGCTGATGACTGGATGTGTTTCAGCAGTCAtacactgcctgctttcctctgcaaaaggCTCCCAGTGTAGGTCATGA
- the LOC115615361 gene encoding olfactory receptor 14C36-like: MSNGSSITQFLLLSFTETRELQLWHFWFFLGIFLTALLGSGLIITSTACDQHLHTPMYFFLLNLSLLDLGSISTTVPKSMANSLWDTRAISYAGCAAQVFLFAFFIVAEFSLLTIMSYDRYVAICKPLHYGTLLGSRACVHMAAAAWGTGFLTALLHTANTFSLPLCRGNAVEQFFCEIPQILKLSCSDSYLREVGLLVVGFCLALGCFVFIVGSYVQIFKAVLRIPSEQGCHKAFSTCLPHLAVVSLFVSTGTFAYLKPPSISSPSLDLANAVLYSVVTPAVNPLIYSLRNQELRDAVRKLTTECVSAAIHCLLSSVKGSQCRS; the protein is encoded by the coding sequence ATGTCCAatggcagctccatcacccagTTCCTCCTCCTGTCATTCACAGAAAcgcgggagctgcagctctggcacttctggTTCTTCCTAGGCATCTTCCTCACTGCGCTCCTGGGCAGCGGCCtcatcatcaccagcacagcctgcgaccagcacctccacacccccatgtacttcttcctgctcaacctctccctcctggacctgggctccatctccaccactgtccccaaatccatggccaaTTCCCTCTGGGACACCAGGGCCATCTCCTATGCAGGATGTGCTGCACAGGTCTTTCTGTTTGCCTTCTTTATAGTAGCAGAGTTTTCACTCCTCACCATCATGTCCTATGACCGCTAtgtggccatctgcaagcccctgcactacgggaccctcctgggcagcagagcttgtgtccacatggcagcagctgcctggggcactgggtttctcactgctctgctgcacacagccaatacattttcactaccCCTCTGCcgaggcaatgctgtggagcagttcttctgtgaaatccccCAGATtctcaagctctcctgctcagaCTCCTACCTCAGGGAAGTTGGGCTTCTTGTGGTTGGCTTCTGTTTAGCacttggctgttttgttttcattgtggggtCCTATGTGCAGATCTTCAAGGCTGTGCTGaggatcccctctgagcagggatgccacaaagccttttccacatGCCTCCCTCACCTGGCTGTAGTCTCCCTGTTTGTTAGCACTGGCACATTTGCCTACCTGAAGCCCCCCTCaatctcctccccatccctggatcTGGCGAATGCAGTGCTGTACTCGGTGGTGACTCCAGCAGTGAACCCCCTCATCTACAGTCTGAGGAATCAGGAGCTCAGGGATGCTGTGAGGAAGCTGACGACTGAATGTGTTTCAGCAGCCAtacactgcctgctttcctctgtaaAGGGCTCCCAGTGTAGATCATGA